One window of Bacillus alkalicellulosilyticus genomic DNA carries:
- a CDS encoding cysteine desulfurase family protein, which produces MEEIYVDHAATSPVHPLVVEAMVPYFTEVFGNPSSIHRFGRKSRQALDLARRTLARSIGASVDEIIFTSGGTEADNLAIIGYATRHQDKGKHIITSSIEHHAVLHSCKALENSGFEVTYLPVDETGMVSLDDLKNTVREDTILVSIMFGNNEIGTIQPIAEIGEFLRGKETVFHTDAVQAYGIETINVAELGVDFLSVSSHKINGPKGVGFLYAKKGLVMTPHSYGGEQERKRRAGTENVAGVVGFGKASELAFETIDERKIMYQQFQAQMLEIFDNEGVDYSRNGSATSCLPHILNVSFPGVSIEALLVNLDMVGIAASSGSACTAGSIQTSHVLEATCGDSERSLSAIRFSFGYGNTVDQVKKVAIETANIVRRLRTV; this is translated from the coding sequence GTGGAAGAAATATATGTTGATCATGCAGCAACTTCACCTGTGCATCCCCTTGTTGTTGAAGCGATGGTTCCGTATTTTACGGAGGTTTTCGGTAATCCATCGAGCATCCATCGCTTCGGAAGAAAAAGTAGACAAGCTCTTGATCTGGCTAGAAGAACATTGGCCCGTTCGATCGGTGCAAGCGTGGACGAAATTATTTTTACAAGTGGAGGAACAGAAGCTGATAATTTAGCGATTATCGGTTATGCGACTCGTCATCAAGATAAAGGGAAACATATTATTACATCATCAATTGAACATCATGCCGTTCTCCATTCGTGCAAAGCCCTTGAAAATTCAGGGTTTGAGGTGACTTATTTACCAGTGGATGAAACAGGTATGGTGTCTTTAGACGATCTAAAGAATACGGTGCGAGAGGATACCATTCTAGTATCAATTATGTTTGGAAATAATGAGATAGGAACCATCCAGCCGATTGCAGAAATTGGGGAATTCCTTCGTGGAAAAGAGACAGTTTTTCATACAGATGCGGTTCAGGCCTATGGGATCGAAACGATAAACGTGGCAGAATTGGGTGTGGATTTTCTTTCGGTATCCTCTCATAAAATCAATGGGCCAAAAGGTGTAGGCTTTCTCTATGCCAAAAAAGGACTAGTAATGACACCTCATTCTTATGGCGGCGAACAAGAGCGCAAGAGAAGAGCGGGTACGGAAAATGTGGCGGGTGTTGTTGGTTTTGGCAAGGCTTCAGAGTTGGCGTTTGAAACCATTGACGAAAGGAAAATAATGTATCAACAGTTTCAAGCGCAAATGCTTGAGATTTTTGATAATGAGGGTGTAGATTATAGTAGAAACGGTTCAGCAACATCCTGTTTGCCGCATATTTTGAATGTTAGTTTTCCAGGTGTAAGTATTGAAGCACTACTGGTAAATCTTGATATGGTTGGAATAGCAGCATCAAGTGGTTCGGCTTGTACAGCAGGTTCTATCCAAACCTCTCACGTATTAGAAGCAACTTGTGGTGATAGTGAACGAAGTCTGTCAGCTATCCGTTTTAGCTTTGGATATGGAAATACAGTAGACCAAGTAAAAAAAGTAGCAATAGAGACAGCAAATATTGTTCGGAGACTTCGAACGGTGTAA
- the mnmA gene encoding tRNA 2-thiouridine(34) synthase MnmA, with protein sequence MSNQVKSPENTRVVVGMSGGVDSSVTAYLLKEQGYDVIGIFMKNWDDTDENGFCTATEDYEDVIQVCNQIGIPYYAVNFEKQYWEKVFTYFLDEYRGGRTPNPDVMCNKEIKFKAFLQHALALGADYVATGHYARVELRDGEYQLIRGIDESKDQTYFLNALSQEQLSKVMFPIGHLPKKEVRRIAEEADLATAKKKDSTGICFIGERNFKEFLSSYLPAQPGPMLTLDGGKKGEHDGLMYYTLGQRHGLGIGGSGEPWFVIAKDLEKNILYVGQGYHHPGLYSDALTAIKPNWISEKVDVSEPFHCTAKFRYRQPDQGVTVTIVDEHTVKVTFDERQRAITPGQAVVFYDGDVCLGGATIDQVIVYEEHKV encoded by the coding sequence ATGAGTAATCAAGTAAAAAGTCCTGAAAACACACGTGTGGTAGTAGGAATGAGCGGTGGAGTGGATTCTTCGGTTACCGCTTATTTACTTAAAGAACAAGGGTATGATGTCATCGGCATCTTTATGAAAAACTGGGATGACACAGATGAAAACGGATTTTGTACGGCAACAGAGGATTATGAAGATGTAATCCAAGTTTGTAATCAAATCGGCATCCCGTACTATGCCGTTAATTTCGAGAAGCAATACTGGGAAAAGGTGTTTACTTATTTCTTAGACGAATACCGTGGAGGTCGGACACCAAACCCTGATGTCATGTGTAATAAAGAAATAAAGTTTAAGGCCTTTTTGCAACATGCCCTTGCTTTAGGAGCTGACTATGTTGCAACAGGTCATTACGCTCGAGTTGAACTTCGGGACGGCGAATATCAGTTGATCCGTGGCATTGATGAAAGCAAGGACCAGACCTATTTTTTGAATGCACTTAGTCAAGAACAGTTATCGAAGGTTATGTTTCCTATAGGGCATTTGCCGAAAAAAGAGGTTAGACGAATTGCTGAGGAAGCCGATTTGGCTACGGCTAAGAAAAAAGATAGTACGGGGATTTGTTTTATTGGAGAGCGAAATTTCAAGGAGTTTCTCAGCTCTTATTTACCTGCACAACCTGGTCCAATGCTCACACTAGATGGTGGGAAAAAAGGGGAGCACGACGGCTTAATGTACTATACGTTAGGGCAACGACACGGCTTGGGAATTGGCGGGTCTGGTGAACCATGGTTTGTTATCGCTAAGGATCTTGAAAAAAATATCCTATATGTCGGACAGGGATATCATCACCCAGGGTTATATTCAGATGCACTAACTGCAATTAAACCAAATTGGATTTCAGAGAAGGTCGACGTTTCAGAACCTTTTCACTGTACTGCAAAATTCAGGTATCGTCAGCCTGACCAAGGGGTTACCGTAACTATAGTTGATGAACATACAGTGAAAGTTACCTTCGATGAACGCCAAAGAGCCATCACACCTGGGCAAGCTGTTGTATTTTATGATGGCGATGTTTGTCTAGGCGGAGCAACGATTGACCAAGTGATTGTCTATGAAGAACATAAAGTATAA